Proteins encoded within one genomic window of Rhodothermales bacterium:
- a CDS encoding DPP IV N-terminal domain-containing protein, with amino-acid sequence MRTFLFALLLVIGLAPASTKAQQPVTFEDYTRAESFLSASTWPLVYRGSVRPDFYSGDAFWYRNSTPAGSEFVRVNPGRKSRELAFDHARLAEALSAAADSSFSGDKLPFNTIALSADGRSVSVDIGRAGYTCDLRAYTCERARRRAARADRNSVISPDGARAAFIRDHNLWMRDLATGAETQLTTDGVEEFGYATNNAGWTRSDTPVLLWSPDSRRIATFQHDGRGVENMYLTSTETGRPKLEAWKYPLPGDSLIFRIERVVIHVDEPRVVRLQMPPDPHRSTTTDHIAGRGGRFLDVEWSEDSSRLAFVSSSRDHKVATLRVADPESGAVRDVLTERTNTYFESGYSDANWHVLFDSNEVIWFSERDNWGHLYLYDLGTGELKHRITQGDWAVLDVVRLDPKSRTIFFTAGGREAGDPYFQHLYRVNLSGDNLKLLTPEEAHHTTTFTPSGDYFVDTYSTPTTPPVTVLRDASGKLMLELERADISALEAAGWQPPIPITVKARDGVTDLYGLMYRPSQFDAAQRYPVINYIYPGPQSGSVGSRSFAAARGDKQAIAELGFVVIEIDAMGTPGRSKSFHDAYYGNMGDNGLPDQITAIQQLAKSNPWIDDSRVGIYGHSGGGFASAAAMLRYPDFYDVAVSSAGNHDNRIYEDDWGEKWQGLLERYPDGTTNYDNQANQLQAGNLKGKLLIAHGTMDNNVPPYNTLALVDALIKANKDFDLLMIPNARHGFGSASAYFMRRRWDYFVRNLKGVEPPKEYEIGRRMEVQQPTG; translated from the coding sequence ATGCGCACGTTTCTGTTCGCCCTGCTTCTGGTCATCGGCCTCGCGCCGGCGTCTACGAAGGCCCAGCAGCCTGTCACATTCGAAGACTACACCCGCGCCGAATCCTTTCTTTCGGCGAGCACCTGGCCCCTGGTTTATCGCGGGTCCGTCCGCCCCGATTTTTATAGCGGCGACGCGTTCTGGTATCGGAACAGCACACCGGCAGGCAGCGAGTTCGTACGGGTCAACCCCGGGCGAAAGAGCCGCGAACTGGCGTTCGATCATGCGCGGCTGGCAGAGGCCCTGTCGGCAGCCGCCGATTCTTCGTTCTCCGGCGATAAGCTGCCGTTCAACACCATCGCCCTGTCGGCGGACGGGCGGTCCGTGTCGGTGGATATCGGGCGAGCCGGCTACACCTGCGACCTCCGCGCATACACCTGCGAACGCGCGCGCCGGCGCGCGGCGCGTGCAGACCGCAACAGCGTGATTTCGCCCGATGGCGCCCGAGCAGCGTTCATCCGCGATCATAACCTCTGGATGCGCGACCTCGCGACGGGCGCCGAGACGCAGCTCACGACCGACGGCGTCGAGGAATTCGGTTACGCGACCAACAACGCCGGCTGGACGCGCAGCGACACGCCGGTCCTGCTCTGGTCGCCCGATTCCCGCAGGATCGCCACGTTCCAGCACGACGGACGCGGCGTGGAAAACATGTACCTGACGTCTACCGAGACGGGGCGGCCCAAGCTGGAGGCCTGGAAATATCCGCTCCCGGGCGATAGCCTCATCTTCCGCATCGAGCGCGTGGTGATCCATGTCGACGAGCCCCGCGTCGTGCGGCTCCAGATGCCGCCCGATCCGCATCGCAGCACGACCACCGACCACATCGCCGGCCGCGGAGGCCGCTTTCTCGATGTGGAGTGGAGCGAAGACAGCAGCCGGCTTGCGTTCGTCTCCAGCTCCCGCGATCACAAGGTCGCCACCCTCCGCGTCGCCGATCCCGAGTCCGGCGCGGTGCGCGACGTCCTGACCGAACGGACAAACACGTACTTCGAGTCCGGCTACAGCGACGCCAACTGGCACGTCCTGTTCGATTCGAACGAGGTGATCTGGTTTTCGGAGCGGGACAACTGGGGGCACCTCTACCTCTACGACCTGGGGACGGGCGAGCTCAAGCACCGGATCACGCAGGGCGACTGGGCCGTGCTGGATGTGGTCCGCCTGGACCCGAAGAGCCGGACCATCTTCTTCACCGCCGGCGGCCGCGAAGCCGGCGATCCGTATTTCCAGCATCTGTATCGCGTCAACCTCAGCGGCGACAACCTCAAGCTCCTGACACCGGAAGAGGCGCATCACACCACGACCTTCACCCCCTCGGGCGACTATTTCGTCGACACCTATTCCACGCCGACCACGCCGCCGGTGACGGTCCTTCGCGACGCATCGGGCAAGCTGATGCTGGAACTGGAACGCGCCGATATTTCGGCCCTCGAGGCCGCCGGCTGGCAGCCGCCCATCCCCATCACCGTAAAGGCCCGGGACGGCGTGACCGATCTCTACGGGTTGATGTATCGCCCCTCCCAGTTCGACGCGGCGCAACGGTACCCCGTCATCAACTACATCTACCCGGGCCCCCAGTCCGGCAGCGTCGGCTCGCGCAGCTTCGCCGCGGCGCGCGGCGACAAGCAGGCCATCGCGGAACTCGGATTTGTCGTCATCGAGATCGACGCCATGGGCACGCCCGGCCGCTCGAAGTCGTTTCACGACGCCTATTACGGCAACATGGGCGACAACGGCCTGCCGGACCAGATCACGGCCATCCAGCAGCTGGCGAAAAGCAACCCGTGGATCGATGACAGCCGCGTGGGCATCTACGGCCACTCCGGCGGCGGCTTCGCCTCGGCGGCCGCCATGCTCCGGTATCCCGACTTCTACGATGTCGCGGTTTCCAGCGCCGGCAACCACGACAACCGGATCTACGAAGACGATTGGGGCGAAAAATGGCAGGGCCTGCTCGAGCGGTACCCGGACGGCACGACCAATTACGACAACCAGGCCAATCAGCTGCAGGCCGGCAACCTGAAGGGCAAGCTGCTCATCGCCCACGGCACCATGGACAACAATGTCCCGCCTTACAATACGCTGGCGCTCGTCGATGCCCTCATCAAGGCGAACAAGGATTTCGACCTGTTGATGATCCCCAACGCGCGTCACGGCTTCGGCAGCGCGTCGGCGTATTTCATGCGCCGGCGCTGGGATTATTTCGTCCGAAACCTGAAGGGGGTGGAGCCCCCGAAAGAATACGAGATCGGCCGGCGTATGGAGGTGCAACAGCCCACCGGTTGA
- a CDS encoding DUF1572 family protein: MIQDALLEFKRYKATAENAMAQVSDAALDVVPAPDGNSIAMIVRHMSGNLRSRFTDFLTSDGEKPWRRRDEEFHDRPFPDRAAMMAYWEEGWEVVWREVGALTDADADRTVTIRAQPLTVRAALLRAVAHVAYHVGQIILLARIQQGTQWDWISIPKGQSETYNLNPTRERSPDPPR; this comes from the coding sequence GTGATTCAGGACGCATTGCTCGAATTTAAACGGTACAAGGCCACGGCGGAAAACGCGATGGCGCAGGTCTCCGACGCGGCGCTGGACGTGGTCCCTGCGCCCGATGGCAACTCGATCGCCATGATCGTACGGCATATGAGCGGCAACCTCCGCTCGCGATTCACCGATTTCCTGACCTCCGACGGCGAGAAGCCGTGGCGCCGGCGCGACGAAGAGTTCCACGATCGCCCCTTTCCGGACCGCGCCGCCATGATGGCGTACTGGGAGGAGGGCTGGGAGGTGGTCTGGCGCGAGGTGGGCGCCCTTACGGATGCCGATGCGGACCGGACGGTCACGATTCGCGCGCAACCCCTCACCGTCCGCGCCGCGCTGCTGCGGGCGGTCGCCCACGTCGCCTACCACGTCGGCCAGATCATCCTGCTCGCCCGGATCCAGCAGGGCACGCAGTGGGACTGGATTTCGATACCGAAGGGGCAATCCGAGACCTACAACCTGAATCCGACACGCGAACGCTCGCCCGACCCACCCCGTTGA
- a CDS encoding Gfo/Idh/MocA family oxidoreductase → MASKKLRVLVVGCGNMGTSHARAYHKLDAFEIVGLVSRKPESRERLSAELGGLPTFAGFDEALSATKPDVVSINTYPETHAEYARKSLEAGAHLFLEKPLANTVEEAQQIVDLARQHGRKLVIGYILRVHPAWKRFIEIAQTLGKPLVMRMNLNQQSSGKNWETHKSLMKTMSPIVDCGVHYVDVMCMMTGANPVRVSAIGARLTDEIAADMYNYGQLQVTFDDGSVGWYEAGWGPMMSETAFFVKDVIGPRGCVSIEDKPAGTSDTIDDHSKTGGLRLHHSALDAGGHFARPDDMIDTSDEPSHDALCELEQRFLLNAIENDVDLSDHGRDAVNSLKIVLAADEAFRTGRVVNL, encoded by the coding sequence ATGGCCAGTAAAAAACTCCGTGTGCTCGTCGTAGGATGCGGCAATATGGGCACGTCGCACGCCCGGGCCTACCACAAGCTCGATGCGTTCGAGATCGTCGGTCTCGTCAGCCGCAAACCCGAGAGCCGCGAACGGCTTTCGGCCGAGCTGGGCGGCCTGCCCACCTTCGCCGGCTTCGACGAGGCACTCTCCGCCACGAAGCCCGACGTCGTGTCGATCAATACCTACCCCGAAACCCACGCCGAGTATGCCCGGAAGAGCCTCGAAGCCGGCGCGCACCTGTTTCTGGAGAAGCCGCTCGCGAACACCGTAGAGGAAGCCCAGCAGATCGTCGATCTCGCCCGGCAGCACGGCCGCAAACTGGTGATCGGATACATCCTGCGGGTCCATCCGGCCTGGAAACGGTTTATCGAGATCGCCCAGACGCTCGGCAAGCCGCTCGTGATGCGCATGAACCTCAACCAGCAGAGCAGCGGCAAAAACTGGGAGACGCACAAGAGCCTGATGAAAACCATGTCGCCGATCGTCGATTGCGGTGTCCACTACGTCGACGTGATGTGCATGATGACGGGCGCGAACCCCGTCCGCGTGAGCGCCATCGGCGCCCGACTGACGGACGAGATCGCGGCCGACATGTACAACTACGGCCAGCTGCAGGTGACCTTCGACGACGGCTCGGTCGGCTGGTACGAGGCCGGCTGGGGGCCGATGATGAGCGAGACGGCGTTTTTCGTGAAGGACGTGATCGGGCCCCGGGGATGCGTGAGCATCGAGGACAAGCCGGCCGGCACGAGCGACACCATCGACGACCATTCGAAAACCGGTGGGCTGCGCCTGCACCACAGCGCACTGGATGCCGGCGGTCACTTCGCCCGGCCGGACGACATGATCGATACGTCGGACGAGCCGTCTCACGACGCGCTTTGCGAACTCGAACAGCGTTTTCTGCTCAACGCGATCGAAAACGACGTCGACCTGTCCGACCACGGCCGCGACGCCGTGAACAGCCTCAAGATCGTGCTCGCCGCCGACGAGGCCTTCCGCACCGGACGCGTCGTGAACCTCTGA
- a CDS encoding dienelactone hydrolase family protein, with product MHHPPRSLEGFAAPFPFTTAGMAHWVYVSHASGPPVLLMHELPGLTPECKRLADTLAAEGFRVYMPLLFGDPEETAVGWNTVRVCISREFYLFSRQKTSPVVRWMRALVRAMTDREGVDRVGVIGMCLTGGFALALVAEPAVDAVVSAQPSLPLLFHGELGLAAGEQAAVVERVGRMGPCAVLGFRYEKDRLCRQERFDRLRALLGDGFDGHVIPGAGHATLTRDLDPQALENTLAYLKKRLA from the coding sequence ATGCACCATCCGCCCCGATCGCTCGAAGGCTTCGCCGCCCCCTTCCCGTTCACGACCGCGGGCATGGCCCACTGGGTCTACGTGTCCCACGCCTCGGGGCCGCCTGTCCTGCTGATGCACGAATTGCCCGGGCTCACACCGGAGTGCAAGCGGCTGGCCGACACCCTGGCCGCGGAAGGCTTCCGGGTGTATATGCCCCTGCTTTTTGGCGATCCCGAGGAAACGGCGGTGGGATGGAACACTGTTCGAGTCTGCATCAGCCGTGAATTTTACCTGTTCTCGCGGCAAAAAACGAGTCCGGTCGTGCGCTGGATGCGCGCCCTGGTGCGGGCCATGACGGACCGCGAGGGCGTGGACCGCGTAGGGGTGATCGGGATGTGCCTGACGGGGGGCTTTGCGCTCGCGCTCGTCGCCGAGCCGGCGGTGGATGCCGTGGTCAGCGCGCAGCCGTCGCTCCCGTTGCTGTTTCATGGGGAGCTTGGTCTTGCCGCCGGCGAGCAGGCTGCCGTGGTGGAGCGCGTCGGGAGGATGGGTCCCTGCGCCGTCCTCGGCTTCCGCTACGAGAAGGACAGGCTCTGCCGGCAGGAGCGCTTCGACCGGCTTCGCGCCCTGCTGGGCGACGGATTCGACGGACACGTCATCCCGGGAGCCGGGCACGCCACCCTCACGCGCGACCTGGATCCGCAGGCCCTGGAGAACACGCTGGCCTATCTCAAAAAGCGGCTCGCCTGA